TTGCTTTACACTGCTATGGTGACGATGGTTAAAGCCGTACATTAATTTCTTGCCAGATTTTCTTTCAGCATCCTTTATTTCAAGAACTTCATCATGATTAAATGCCGGAGGCTTCTCACAAAAAGTATGCTTTCCCGCCTGAAGTGATTCAATGGTAAGCTGTTTATTTAAATAGTTAGGTGTGCATATAAACACGGTATCAACAGCGTCATTCATGATCACTTCTTTCGGAGAGGAAACCACAGGAAAGCAAGAGGGTATTCTCTGGGAATCAACATCATATACAGCAGTAATATCAACATTTCCAATACTCTTTGCTGTTTGGGCTCTAATCTCACCCATTCTACCAAATCCAACAATGCCGATCCTATGCTTCATTTTCTTTCTCCTTCAAACCTTTTTACTATTCGAAAAAATGTTTTGGTAGTTAACTCTTTCAAATAATTCCAATTTACCACCAATTGTGGCATTATAAATCTTTCGTCCATTATTCTCGTATACAGCATTTGCTTTTGCTAAAGATATTAGCTGTTTCTCCATTTGTGGTAGAATCCACTTTTTACCTTTTCCAAAATAATTATTATCAAAATGGTTTGCATCATGTTCTGTTGAAACGACAACGTTCCCTTTAATTATTGAAGACTTTGGAATCGTGTAGTCAAAATCAACGCCAATCAGATATACCTCTTTAAAACCTAAATAATAAGCAAGCTGTAAGCATATATACGTTACAGTTTGTCCCTGATAAAGGACCTTACTACAGTCATCGGAAAACAACGCAACCGCATATAGAGGATGCCATGGCATGTAAAAACTCATATCAGAATAAAAGTAGTAATTTGAGAGGGCTTCCTTTAGAAGTGGTTTGAAATATGTTGGAAAGAATCGATATTCACAATCATATGTATCAATTTTTTCTTTATTTGCATCTATAACATGTTGTGCTTCGCAAACATAAAAGGTCGGTCGAAAACCATTCCTTTCTGTCATGTAAAA
The genomic region above belongs to Sediminispirochaeta bajacaliforniensis DSM 16054 and contains:
- a CDS encoding 6-hydroxymethylpterin diphosphokinase MptE-like protein gives rise to the protein MRNTIGNRLKKVFKNFVESVLQIFSKRMLVHFNNITQDILLQKEDIIYETDLSNKHVTQSDVMASFNEFLTISAVLGRYHKPLSVEESSKLGNLKNKFHDKRCFIIGNGPSLNNTDLSFLKHEFSFGVNNIFYMTERNGFRPTFYVCEAQHVIDANKEKIDTYDCEYRFFPTYFKPLLKEALSNYYFYSDMSFYMPWHPLYAVALFSDDCSKVLYQGQTVTYICLQLAYYLGFKEVYLIGVDFDYTIPKSSIIKGNVVVSTEHDANHFDNNYFGKGKKWILPQMEKQLISLAKANAVYENNGRKIYNATIGGKLELFERVNYQNIFSNSKKV